The following proteins are co-located in the Thermodesulfobacteriota bacterium genome:
- a CDS encoding zinc ribbon domain-containing protein: MPIYEYRCKACGTTSEYLVGMGKDERVSCKECGSTEMEKILSVASFMTGEPQRTPGRTCCGREERCETPPCTDGGTCRRG, from the coding sequence ATGCCAATCTATGAATATCGCTGCAAGGCATGTGGAACCACCTCGGAGTATTTAGTGGGTATGGGAAAAGATGAACGTGTGTCTTGTAAAGAATGCGGAAGCACTGAGATGGAGAAGATATTATCCGTTGCCTCATTTATGACTGGAGAGCCGCAACGCACTCCGGGCAGGACATGTTGTGGTCGCGAAGAGCGTTGCGAGACCCCTCCGTGCACGGATGGAGGCACATGCAGACGCGGATAA